From the Dysgonomonadaceae bacterium PH5-43 genome, the window CACCTCGTGTCTCTACTGAGATAGGCAAGGTGTCTCTACTAAGAACGACGGGGTGGTTCTACTAAGAGAGATTAGGCGGTTCTACTAAGAGCTGCATCGGGTCTCTACTAAGAAGCACCTCGCCTATCTACTAAGAACGAACAGGGGTATCTACTAAGAAAGAACTCGCCTTTCTAATAACAACTAAAAGGGGTATCTACTAAGAAAGATAAGGAGGTTCTATTTTCAATAATTTTCTAAAAGTCGTCCAATTCATAATTTGTACTTCTTCCTCCAGCTTCTTCTTGCTTTAAGATTCCTTTCTCTATCAAATCCTTAATATCTCTCAAAGCGGTATCTGCCGATGATTTTGTTATTTTCGCCCATTTAGAAGTTTTTAGCTTGCCGTCAAAACCATCTAACAGTTTATTCAACATCAATCGCTGACGAGCGTTCAGTTCTGTATCTTTATGCTTATCCCAAAAACTAACTTTCTGCAACACCTTTTGTAGGGTTTCTTCTGCGGTAAGCAAACTACGATAAAGGCAATTCAAAAACCAATCTAACCATTCGGTTATATCTCCATCGCTGTATTGAACTTTTTGTAATGTTTCGTAATATACCTTCTTTTCTATTAGTATTTGACTTGATAAACTGTAAAATCGTTGAGTAGTATCATCGGAACGAGCAAGCAGCAAATCCGAAATTGCTCTTGCAATACGACCATTCCCATCGTCAAACGGGTGTATAATGATAAACCAAAAATGTGCAATAGCTGATTTAAGTACTAAGTCAATTTCAGTCTCTTCGTTAATCCATTTTAGTAATACATTCATTTCAGCTTTCAACTGATTAGGTGGGGGTGCTTGAAAATGAACCTTCTCTTTGCCCATCGCTCCTGAAACAACTTGCATTTCTCCATTTCGATAACAACCAACTTCAATTTTATGCATTCCGCTTCTTCCTGTCGGGAATAAAGCAGAGTGCCAACCAAATAGACGTTCTTCGTCAAGAAGTTGATTATAATTTTGCGTTGCATCAAGCATCATTTCCACCACACCGTCAACATCTCTGTTAGAATAAACCATTCCTGCATATTCTAATCCCAACTTTCTTGCTATGGAAGAGCGAACTTGTTCATAATTTAGTTCCTCACCTTCTATTTCCGAAGATTTTAGAACATCAAGAGTTAAAGCCGTGAGCGTAGTTTCTTCTTTTAAAGAAAAACCCAATGCGCTCATCTGCCCAAAGAGTTTACCTTGTAAATGGCGAACTTTCCCAAGAATTACCTGTATCTTTTGTTCCTCCCAAACAAAATTTGGCCAAGTGCTATATTGATAAATGTATTTTGCCATATTATTTTTTCTTATGCAACAACAACAGTGAAAGCCAAAAGCAGAGTATATATTTCTTGAACTATGCTTAGACAAATATCCTATTTTCTGCAAATATACAAACTATTCTCCGCAAATTTAATGAGAATAGCTCAATTATTCTCCGCAAACTGATTTTTGCGAATGTTTGCCGCTAACTATTTATTCGTTCGATACACTATAAAACTGCATTGTAATATTCTAATTATTGCTACCTTTACAAATTATTCGTAAAAGATATTTATGACAAAGATTACAGTATCGGTTATTAATGATTTGGTTACCGACCAAAGGGTTCACAAAGTTTGTAGTTCTTTATATGAAGCGGGTTATGACGTAAAGTTGGTTGGTCGCAAATTTAGAACAAGCAAAGAACTTAACAGAGAATACGCTACCGACAGAATGCGATTAGTGTTTAATAAATCGTTTTTGTTTTATGCCGAATATAATCTACGTTTGTTTTTCTATTTACTGTTCGACAAAGCTGATATATTTCTTTCTAACGACACCGACACTTTGGCGGCTAATTATTTAGCGGCTAAGATTAGAGGCAAGCAATTGATATTTGATGCTCACGAAATGTTTCCCGAAGTGCCAGAGGTTACAAACCGTAAGTTTGTTAAAAAGGTTTGGACTAAGATTGAAGATTGGATATTTCCCAAACTTAATATCTGTTATACCGTTTGCAAATCTATTGCCGACATTTATAATAAAAAGTACAATATAGATATGCAGGTTGTACGAAATATTCCTTTTGCCAACAATGCCAGCAAGTTGACAAAAAACAAAGCACTTATCGACAGTAAAGGTAAAAAGGTTATTATGTATCAAGGGGCTATAAACATAGGCAGAGGTATTGAATGGGTTGTTGATGCTATGCCCTATTTAGATGATTTTATATTTTATGTAATAGGCGACGGCGATATACTTGATGATCTTAAAGATAAGGTAAACAAACAAAAACTTAACGATAAGGTTATATTTACTGGCAGAATACCTTTCGAACAATTACCTCAATATACTGCCTGTGCCGATATAGGTGTTAATTTATTGGAGAATAAAGGTCTTAACTATTACTACTCTTTGCCTAATCGTATTTTTGATTACATAAGAAGTGAAATCCCTGTTTTAGCTACCGACTTTCCTGAAATAAGACGAATAGTTGACACTTACAAAGTTGGTGTTTTAGTTAATGATTATTCGCCTCAAAACTTAGCCTCTTCTATAATCGAGTTATCTAAGCAAGAAAAGAATCAAAACGGGTTTGATAAAGCCAATGAAGATTTAACTTGGGAGAAAGAAATAGCTCCTCTTATTGAGCAACTGAAAACTACGATTGTTTAATCCAGCGTATTATTTCTTTAAGACTTGGTTTCTTACCATACATAAGAATACCTACTCTGTATATCTTTGCTGTTAACTTGATTATTAAAATTACAGTTATAACAAGTATAATTATCGACAATAACAGTTCCCACCAAGCAACATTATTATAAGGTAGTCGGGTTATCATAACTATAGGCGATGTAAAAGGGATTATCGAAGCCCAAAAAGCCAAAGCACTTTCTGGTTCTTTAGTTGTGTATATTCCTATATAAAAAGAGAATAAAAGAAATAGAGTTATAGGAGTAGTGTATTGTTGACTATCTTCCTGGCTGCTTACCATTGCTCCTATCGCAGCATACAAAGATGCGTATATTAAGAAACCACCTATAAAGAATATAAGGAATAGCACACTCATTACCAATGTATCTATTGTAAGAAACATTGTCAATATTTGAGTTACAACTTCTGCTCCTGCAAAAACGATTGTGCCTGTAATGGCAAATGCTGTAAATACAAATATCCAGATGCCAAACTGCGTTAACCCTACTAATCCTATTCCAACAAGCTTGCCCATCATTAAATCGAAAGGCTTGACCGACGAAACCATTACTTCTATTATACGATTAGTTTTTTCTTCCATTACCCCCGACATAACCATCACTCCATAAGCGAAAACAAACATATACATAAGAAAACTAAAACAATATCCCATCATTGCCGATACTGCGTTAGGCTTTCCTATATTATCTTCTGGAGTATTGTCGCTATTTAGATACGATTGTATCTCTTCTATATTTTCGGGAGTAACCATTCTTACGCTTTCTTGCGTCGGCACATCATCTTTATTAATTGTTTCGATATAAGCACCTCCTGCCACAAGAGCCACAAACAACAAAGGCATTATAAGAGTTATTATAAAAAAAGATCGTTTTTTTATACGAGTTAGATATTCTCTTTGTGCTACTATTGCTATTTTATTCATCTTGTTTGCGATACTATTTGTATAAATATATCATTCATCGAAGGTATTTCTTCTGCAAATGATATTATTTCGTTATTTTGTAACAGAAGAGATAAAAACTTAGAGTTAGACAAATCTGTTAAGTTTTTTACTCTAAACGTATAGTTGTTGTAACCTTTTATTTTCTCTACAACCTCCCCTACTTCATCGTTGATTTTAAACTCTTCCGATGTTGTTTGAATTGCAAATATTTGATTTTTGAAACGAGATCTAACCTCTTGTACATCACCCGAAAGCACAACTTCTGAATTGTTAATAAGAGCTATATCATCACATATTTCTTCTACAGAAGACATATTGTGAGTAGAGAATATTATTGTTTTGCCTTTTTCTTTTAGTTCAAGGATTTCGTTTTTAAGCATTTCTGCATTAAGAGGGTCGAAACCACTAAAAGGCTCATCGAATATCATCAACTCGGGATTGTGAATAACCGTTATAACAAACTGAACCTTCTGTTGCATACCTTTCGACAATTCTTCCAAACGTTTATTCCACCAAGTTAACATATTAAACTTATCGAACCAATGCTTTAAGCGTTGCTCGGCTTCTCGTGTAGATAGTCCTCTAAGTCGTGCAAGATAAATAGCTTGCTCCCCTACTTTCATCTTTTTATACAAACCTCTCTCTTCGGGAAGATAACCTATATTGTAAACATCATCTTGTTGCATAAGACTATTATTAAACAACACTTCGCCTGAGTCTGGAAGCGTTATACGATTAATAATACGTAGAAGTGTAGTTTTTCCTGCTCCATTAGGTCCTAATAAACCGAATATCTTTCCTTTAGGAACTCGAATGCTTACTTTATCCAAAGCCAAATGCTCCGAATATTGTTTAACTACATCTCTTGTTTCTAAAAATATCATAGATGATGTGTTTATATTATATTATAAGCTGACTATTACCTCTAAGGAAATCTTCTGCCAACATTCGCTTCTTGCCTGCTAACTGAATAAGTTGCAATATAATAAAGCCATCTGTAGTAGCTACTTTTATTACATCTTTACCGTTAGTAATTATTTTACCTGTAGAATAATTGTGAGATTCTATTTGTTTGTCAGCCTTAAATACCTTTAAGTTAAGAACATTGCCTTTATCGGTAGTAAGTTCTGTCCAAGCAGCTGGATAAGGAGACAAGCCTCTTATAAAGTCGTAAACCTCTTTTGTTGTTTTATTCCAATCTATTTGGCAATTATCTTTGAAAAGTTTAGGTGCTGGTTTTAATTCTTCAAGATTAGCTATAATATCATCTTGACTTATTGTATCTATAGAGTCAGCCAAAATATCATCTACAGTTTTCACAACCAACTCGCCACCCATATACATCAGTTTGTCGTGTATTATACCGGCATCATCGGTATCTTCAATATTAATCTTTTGCTGATTAATTATTTTACCAGTATCTATTTCGTGAGTAAGAAAGAATGTTGTGTTTCCTGTTTCGTTCTCTCCATTTATAATAGCCCAGTTTATTGGAGCTGCACCTCTAAACTGAGGTAAAAGAGATGCGTGAAGATTAAAAGTTCCGAGAGGAGGCATATTCCACACAACTTCGGGAAGCATACGGAACGCTACTACAATTTGTAGATCAGCATTCCAAGCTTTTAGTTCTTCTAAAAACTGAGGGTCTTTAAGTTTTTCAGGTTGTAGCAATGGGATATTCTTAGATACAGCATATTCTTTTACTGGACTTGCTTGTAATACACTCTGGTGTTTACCCTTTGGTTTGTCGGGCATAGTAACCACTCCTACTACATTATATCCGTTTTCTACTAAACTGCGTAAACTTTCCACAGCGAAATCGGGCGTACCCATAAACACAATACGTATATCTTTCTTTGCTTTCATATAAATTTACATATCTTCTGAGAAGTTCTCTTGTAATATATTTCTATAAGCATTAAATATCTTCGATTTAGATATAAAGCCTAAGTAACGTCCTTTATCGTCAACCACCGGAAGATTCCAAGCTTTAGTATCTTCAAACAACTGCATAACTTTATCCATTTGCATAGACACATTTATTTTACCAGGTGCCGACACCATAAATTTCTTAACATTAAATCTATCGTAAAGCTCAGGACGGAACATTATGTTTCGTATATTATCTAACAAAACTACTCCTCTTAATACATTATCTTTATCAACTACAGGAAATACATTTCTACGAGATTTAGCTATAGCTTTTACCATATCTCCTAAAGTCATATCTGGAGTTACTGTTACGAAGTCATTTTCTACAACTGCCTCACAATTAAGAAGAGTAAGCACTGCTTTGTCTTTATCGTGAGTAAGCAATTCGCCTTTTTTAGCTAAACGAATAGAGTATATACTATGCTTTTCAAACAATATAATAGTAGAATAAGCACTTATTGTAACTATCATCAAGGGTAAGAATAAATCAAATCCTCCTGTAAGTTCTGCAATAAGAAACACTGCTGTTAACGGCGAGTGCATAATGGCAGCCATCATACCAGCCATTCCCATTAATGCAAAGTTTTCGGCAGGAAGATAATTAACGTCTAACAAGTGCATAGACAAATTCGGACTTATGAAATTAAATGTAAAAGCGAATAAGAATCCAACAACACTACCCAAGAATAAAGAAGGGGCGAATATTCCACCGCAACCACCACCTCCATTAGTGGCACTCGAAGCAAATACCTTTAAGAATATAATCAATATCATAAAAGTGAATACACCCCAAAAGTTATCCTGAAAATCGTAGAAGAAACTACCATCGAACATTCCTTCGTAAGTGTTACCGATAAGACTACCGATAGTATCATAACCCTCACCATATAAAGGAGGCAATACGAATATTAGAATACTTAAGATAGCCGTACCAAAGAAAAACTTCTTCCAAAAGGTTTTTAACTTACGGAATACGCCTTCTATCCAAATCATAGCACGAGTAAAATACAGAGCTACAAATCCACATATAATGCCTAAGATAAGAACGTAAGGTATTCTTTCTACTTCAAAAACCTGATTTAAGCTAAACTTAAACATCGCGTCCATACCTGTAAAGATGTAACTAACAGTAGCCGCTGTTACAGAAGATATAAGAAGGGGCATTACCGATGCAGTTGTAAGGTCGAGCATAAGTACTTCTATAGTAAATAGTAGTCCTGCAATCGGAGCTTTGAATATACCAGCAATAGCACCAGCCGCACCACAACCAACAAGCAACATAAGAGTTCGTTGTTCCATCTTAAAAATACGACCCAAGTTAGAACCTATTGCCGAACCTGTTAATACAATAGGTGCCTCAGCCCCTACCGAACCACCAAAGCCAATGGTAATAGAACTTGCCACAAGCGACGACCAAGTGTTATGAGGCTTTATTCTGCTTTTACGTTGAGAGATTGCGTATAGTATTTTTGTTACTCCGTGTCCTATATCATCTTTTACTATATATTTCACAAACAAACCAGCAATAAGAATACCAACTATCGGGTAAACTAAGTAAACCCAGTTTGCATTTGTTGTATCTATACTTTCAGTAAGAAAATGCTGAATAAGATGTATTGACGATTTTAATAAATTTGCAGCCAGTGCCGTTAATATTCCTATGGCAAAACTAAGTATAAGTATAAAGTGTTTCTCCTTTATAAACTTCTCTCGCCATTGCAGAACATTATCAAACCAAGTTTTTGATTCCATTTTTAATTTAAATACCTTTCCCTGTAATTATTGTTTTTATTGTATATATCAATATTTTTATATCTAAGCCAAGCGACATATTCTCGTAATAAAGAATATCGTATTGCATTCGCTCTATCATCTGCTTTACGTTAGATGCATATCCGTACTTAACCATTCCCCAAGAAGTTATTCCTGGTCTTACATTATGAAGTAGATAGTAATAAGGTGCTTCCTTTATTATCTTATCTATGAAATATTTTCGTTCAGGACGAGGACCTACCAACGACATATCCCCTTTCAAAACATTCCAAAATTGAGGCATTTCATCTAAACGATACTTTCGCATAGTTTTACCGAAGCTTGTAATCCGTTCATCATCTACAGTAGATAAGCGAGGACCATTATCTTCCGCATCTTGCTTCATTGTTCTAAACTTATAAATCATAAATGGTTTGCCACCCAAACCTATTCGTTCTTGTTTAAGAAATATGGAACCAGATGAATCAAGTTTTACTCTTATAGCTAAGCATAGATAAAGCGGGGACAAAAGTAATAAAACAAATACAGAAACTATTTTATCTATCGCTAATTTTATGTTTTTTTCTGCATCTGAGAAGTTATTCGATGTTACATCAATAAGAGGATAGCCCACTATAGTTTTTATTTTCATACCACCTGTAAGTAGTTTACTATAGCTTATGGGAAGTTTTATCTTAATTTTATACTGATACAAAGAATATAATAGCTTAAGCATACTATCATCATCGACCGAATCTACGGCAATAATCAGTTCTTCGGTCTGATTTTGAATAATTAAATTACCTAAATCCTCAAGATTACCTATTGTCGATATTTGAATATCTGATTTATTGGGCATAACACTATCTGTATTAACAAACCCTTGTATAGTATAACCTAACGAATCGTAATGTTTATTTAATTCTCGTTCTATTTCTTTAGCTTTATATCCGTTCCCTAAAATTAAAGTTTTAATTGTCCACTCTCTATTTTGTATCTTTTTAGTAGCCTTTGAAGTAATAATAAATCGACCTATATATGTAAATAGGAAAGAAAAGAGAAAGAGAGACATAAATTGTTCATAATATATTCTGAACGACTCTGGAAGATTTTTCAACAATAAAGCAAAGAATATCACAACAGTACCGATGAAGCACATAAAGAGAGTTGTGAAGAGTTCCGATAGTCTTGATTTCTCTATTGGATTGTTATAGTAGCCTGAGAAATAATGTAGAATAAGCCAACAAAAAGGAATTATTATCTGCCCTTTAATTACCTGTCCGTACATCATAAAATCACCCAACGTAGAAAAGCCCTCATTTTGCGAAATAAGATAATATCTAATTACATTAAACACACACCAAGCTAAGTGTGCACTTAAAAAATCAGAAACGAGATATTTTATAAGTTGAGATTGTTTCTTCATTACTCTCGTATCACCTTTATCACCCCTCCTGTTCCGAGTTTCAATATGCTGGAAGCTTGTGCTTTAGTTTTTTCTTCACGACGATAATTAACTACATAGTCAACGTTATGTATAATATCTTCGTTTATTTCAGAGAAAGAAGAAGGAGGTAACTCTCCACTTATATTGGCAGAAGTAGAAACAATAGGTTTCTTAAATCTTTTGCATAACTCTTTAGAGAAAATCTCACGAGTAACTCTTATTCCTAAAGTTCCATCTTCGGCAATTAATTCGGAAGCTACA encodes:
- a CDS encoding Fic family protein (product_source=COG3177; cath_funfam=1.10.3290.10; cog=COG3177; pfam=PF02661,PF13776; superfamily=140931,46785), producing the protein MAKYIYQYSTWPNFVWEEQKIQVILGKVRHLQGKLFGQMSALGFSLKEETTLTALTLDVLKSSEIEGEELNYEQVRSSIARKLGLEYAGMVYSNRDVDGVVEMMLDATQNYNQLLDEERLFGWHSALFPTGRSGMHKIEVGCYRNGEMQVVSGAMGKEKVHFQAPPPNQLKAEMNVLLKWINEETEIDLVLKSAIAHFWFIIIHPFDDGNGRIARAISDLLLARSDDTTQRFYSLSSQILIEKKVYYETLQKVQYSDGDITEWLDWFLNCLYRSLLTAEETLQKVLQKVSFWDKHKDTELNARQRLMLNKLLDGFDGKLKTSKWAKITKSSADTALRDIKDLIEKGILKQEEAGGRSTNYELDDF
- a CDS encoding glycosyltransferase involved in cell wall biosynthesis (product_source=COG0438; cath_funfam=3.40.50.2000; cog=COG0438; pfam=PF13439,PF13692; superfamily=53756); translation: MTKITVSVINDLVTDQRVHKVCSSLYEAGYDVKLVGRKFRTSKELNREYATDRMRLVFNKSFLFYAEYNLRLFFYLLFDKADIFLSNDTDTLAANYLAAKIRGKQLIFDAHEMFPEVPEVTNRKFVKKVWTKIEDWIFPKLNICYTVCKSIADIYNKKYNIDMQVVRNIPFANNASKLTKNKALIDSKGKKVIMYQGAINIGRGIEWVVDAMPYLDDFIFYVIGDGDILDDLKDKVNKQKLNDKVIFTGRIPFEQLPQYTACADIGVNLLENKGLNYYYSLPNRIFDYIRSEIPVLATDFPEIRRIVDTYKVGVLVNDYSPQNLASSIIELSKQEKNQNGFDKANEDLTWEKEIAPLIEQLKTTIV
- a CDS encoding ABC-type Na+ efflux pump permease subunit (product_source=COG1668; cog=COG1668; pfam=PF12698; transmembrane_helix_parts=Inside_1_19,TMhelix_20_42,Outside_43_88,TMhelix_89_111,Inside_112_139,TMhelix_140_162,Outside_163_165,TMhelix_166_185,Inside_186_191,TMhelix_192_214,Outside_215_223,TMhelix_224_243,Inside_244_249,TMhelix_250_272,Outside_273_276,TMhelix_277_299,Inside_300_325) codes for the protein MNKIAIVAQREYLTRIKKRSFFIITLIMPLLFVALVAGGAYIETINKDDVPTQESVRMVTPENIEEIQSYLNSDNTPEDNIGKPNAVSAMMGYCFSFLMYMFVFAYGVMVMSGVMEEKTNRIIEVMVSSVKPFDLMMGKLVGIGLVGLTQFGIWIFVFTAFAITGTIVFAGAEVVTQILTMFLTIDTLVMSVLFLIFFIGGFLIYASLYAAIGAMVSSQEDSQQYTTPITLFLLFSFYIGIYTTKEPESALAFWASIIPFTSPIVMITRLPYNNVAWWELLLSIIILVITVILIIKLTAKIYRVGILMYGKKPSLKEIIRWIKQS
- a CDS encoding ABC-2 type transport system ATP-binding protein (product_source=KO:K01990; cath_funfam=3.40.50.300; cog=COG4152; ko=KO:K01990; pfam=PF00005,PF13732; smart=SM00382; superfamily=52540); translated protein: MIFLETRDVVKQYSEHLALDKVSIRVPKGKIFGLLGPNGAGKTTLLRIINRITLPDSGEVLFNNSLMQQDDVYNIGYLPEERGLYKKMKVGEQAIYLARLRGLSTREAEQRLKHWFDKFNMLTWWNKRLEELSKGMQQKVQFVITVIHNPELMIFDEPFSGFDPLNAEMLKNEILELKEKGKTIIFSTHNMSSVEEICDDIALINNSEVVLSGDVQEVRSRFKNQIFAIQTTSEEFKINDEVGEVVEKIKGYNNYTFRVKNLTDLSNSKFLSLLLQNNEIISFAEEIPSMNDIFIQIVSQTR
- a CDS encoding methionyl-tRNA formyltransferase (product_source=KO:K00604; cath_funfam=3.10.25.10,3.40.50.170; cog=COG0223; ko=KO:K00604; pfam=PF00551,PF02911; superfamily=50486,53328; tigrfam=TIGR00460) produces the protein MKAKKDIRIVFMGTPDFAVESLRSLVENGYNVVGVVTMPDKPKGKHQSVLQASPVKEYAVSKNIPLLQPEKLKDPQFLEELKAWNADLQIVVAFRMLPEVVWNMPPLGTFNLHASLLPQFRGAAPINWAIINGENETGNTTFFLTHEIDTGKIINQQKINIEDTDDAGIIHDKLMYMGGELVVKTVDDILADSIDTISQDDIIANLEELKPAPKLFKDNCQIDWNKTTKEVYDFIRGLSPYPAAWTELTTDKGNVLNLKVFKADKQIESHNYSTGKIITNGKDVIKVATTDGFIILQLIQLAGKKRMLAEDFLRGNSQLII
- a CDS encoding CIC family chloride channel protein (product_source=KO:K03281; cath_funfam=1.10.3080.10,3.10.580.10; cog=COG0038,COG0517; ko=KO:K03281; pfam=PF00571,PF00654; smart=SM00116; superfamily=54631,81340; transmembrane_helix_parts=Inside_1_22,TMhelix_23_42,Outside_43_61,TMhelix_62_84,Inside_85_113,TMhelix_114_136,Outside_137_155,TMhelix_156_178,Inside_179_190,TMhelix_191_213,Outside_214_232,TMhelix_233_250,Inside_251_270,TMhelix_271_290,Outside_291_319,TMhelix_320_337,Inside_338_349,TMhelix_350_372,Outside_373_391,TMhelix_392_414,Inside_415_418,TMhelix_419_441,Outside_442_603), with translation MESKTWFDNVLQWREKFIKEKHFILILSFAIGILTALAANLLKSSIHLIQHFLTESIDTTNANWVYLVYPIVGILIAGLFVKYIVKDDIGHGVTKILYAISQRKSRIKPHNTWSSLVASSITIGFGGSVGAEAPIVLTGSAIGSNLGRIFKMEQRTLMLLVGCGAAGAIAGIFKAPIAGLLFTIEVLMLDLTTASVMPLLISSVTAATVSYIFTGMDAMFKFSLNQVFEVERIPYVLILGIICGFVALYFTRAMIWIEGVFRKLKTFWKKFFFGTAILSILIFVLPPLYGEGYDTIGSLIGNTYEGMFDGSFFYDFQDNFWGVFTFMILIIFLKVFASSATNGGGGCGGIFAPSLFLGSVVGFLFAFTFNFISPNLSMHLLDVNYLPAENFALMGMAGMMAAIMHSPLTAVFLIAELTGGFDLFLPLMIVTISAYSTIILFEKHSIYSIRLAKKGELLTHDKDKAVLTLLNCEAVVENDFVTVTPDMTLGDMVKAIAKSRRNVFPVVDKDNVLRGVVLLDNIRNIMFRPELYDRFNVKKFMVSAPGKINVSMQMDKVMQLFEDTKAWNLPVVDDKGRYLGFISKSKIFNAYRNILQENFSEDM
- a CDS encoding exopolysaccharide biosynthesis polyprenyl glycosylphosphotransferase (product_source=TIGR03025; cog=COG2148; pfam=PF02397; superfamily=55257; tigrfam=TIGR03025; transmembrane_helix_parts=Inside_1_10,TMhelix_11_33,Outside_34_45,TMhelix_46_68,Inside_69_80,TMhelix_81_103,Outside_104_117,TMhelix_118_137,Inside_138_291,TMhelix_292_311,Outside_312_472), whose amino-acid sequence is MKKQSQLIKYLVSDFLSAHLAWCVFNVIRYYLISQNEGFSTLGDFMMYGQVIKGQIIIPFCWLILHYFSGYYNNPIEKSRLSELFTTLFMCFIGTVVIFFALLLKNLPESFRIYYEQFMSLFLFSFLFTYIGRFIITSKATKKIQNREWTIKTLILGNGYKAKEIERELNKHYDSLGYTIQGFVNTDSVMPNKSDIQISTIGNLEDLGNLIIQNQTEELIIAVDSVDDDSMLKLLYSLYQYKIKIKLPISYSKLLTGGMKIKTIVGYPLIDVTSNNFSDAEKNIKLAIDKIVSVFVLLLLSPLYLCLAIRVKLDSSGSIFLKQERIGLGGKPFMIYKFRTMKQDAEDNGPRLSTVDDERITSFGKTMRKYRLDEMPQFWNVLKGDMSLVGPRPERKYFIDKIIKEAPYYYLLHNVRPGITSWGMVKYGYASNVKQMIERMQYDILYYENMSLGLDIKILIYTIKTIITGKGI
- a CDS encoding L-threonylcarbamoyladenylate synthase (product_source=KO:K07566; cath_funfam=3.90.870.10; cog=COG0009; ko=KO:K07566; pfam=PF01300; superfamily=55821; tigrfam=TIGR00057); the encoded protein is MEEELKKAIDILYKGGIILYPTDTIWGIGCDATNSEAVKKVYEIKKRADSKALLVLIDSEAKLNAYVEEVPDIAYDLIELSDKPLTIIYSNARNVASELIAEDGTLGIRVTREIFSKELCKRFKKPIVSTSANISGELPPSSFSEINEDIIHNVDYVVNYRREEKTKAQASSILKLGTGGVIKVIRE